TATACCCACCGCCTGCTCAATCCGGATCCTGAGCTGGGCACGCCGCACCGACTGATGATCGATCTACAGGGAACGGTTCTTGGTCCGGAAGCCCCTGCACAGCTCTCCGTGGCAGATGGAATTTTACGTCAGGTGCGGACCGGCCAGAATCAGCCGGATGTCAGCCGGGTCGTTCTGGATATCCAGCGTTTGGCGGATTTTCGGGTCTTTACCCTGGAAGGGCCGTTTCGGATAGTTGTGGATATCAGCGGGGGCGGAGGGACAACAACCATGGCTGGTGTGCAGCCGCCGCAATCTTCTCGCCCGGCAGGGGGGGCGGCCACTCCACCGCAAATCACGCCGAGATCCGGGGATATCGCCGGCAGCCTGATCGAGCAATTGGGACTGAAGGTCAAAACGATCATGATCGATCCCGGTCACGGAGGAAAAGATCCCGGGGCCGTGGCCAACGGCCTGAAGGAAAAAGACGTTAATCTGCGCATGTCCCGGATTTTGGGAAGAATGCTGGAAGAAAAGGGGTTTCGGGTTCTGTATACCCGGACCACGGATGTCTTCATCCCGCTGGAAGAACGAACAGCCATGGCCAATGCCCAAAAAGCGGACCTGTTCCTCTCCATTCATGCCAACGCCCACCCAAATCCGAACATGAAGGGGTTCGAGATTTATTCGTTGAATCTGGCCAGAAACCAGGACGCCGTGCGGATCGCAGCCAGGGAGAACGCGGTTTCATCAAAAAATATCAGTGACTTGCAGTTGATCCTCACGGATCTGATGCTCAACTCCAAGATTACGGAATCCAAAGAACTGGCCACCAAGATCCATGGGCGGACCATCTCGGGCATGCGGCGTACCCACCCCAATCTCGCGGACAGAGGAGTGCGGGAAGCCCCGTTCTATGTGTTGATGGGAGCGAAAATGCCGGCGGTACTGATTGAAATGGGGTATCTGACCAACCGGGAAGAGGCGCGGCTTTTGGCTACGGATGCCTATTTGCGGACCTTGGCCTCGAACCTGCTCCAGGGGGTCCTGGCGTACCGCGATTATATCGAGCGGCATGCAAAGCTTTAGTCGTCTGTTGAAAGACTTCTAGTTATCGCATACTTTTGGATAAATTTGCGGTCAATGTAGTCCTTGATCCTGAAGGCCGTCCGCCCGCCGAAGGCAAATCCGTTTTTATGCAGGATGCCGTAGCCGCCTCCGAGATTGAAGATCAGCAGATACCCTCCACCCGGATCAAAAGGTTCCAGAGGGCGTCCCTCCAGCTGGGCCTGCAGATTGTGGCGGAGTACCGGATTTTGCCGTACCGCGTAAACGCCGACTTTGGCCAGCGGCTGCGGGGAGAAGGTGATGCAATCGCCTCCACCGAAGATGTCCGGGTGCGCGGGGCATTGCAGAAACTGGTTGACCAGCAGCCCCCCGTCCCGGCTTACCTCCAGCCCTGATGCCCGGAATACCGATGACGGTTTGACGCCCAGGGCCAGAAAGATCATGTCCTGGGTATGGCTTTGGCCGTTGGCCAGCAGAATGCTGCCGTTGTGAACGGAAAGCACGGGGCTTTCCTCGAAAATTTTGATTTTCCTCCCTCGAAAGGTTTTCCGGACCAGCCCTCGGACTTTTTCCGGCATGGTTTTCAGAAGAGCTCCCCTCGCGAACAGCTGGACAATGCCTCCCTTGCCCTCTCCTGACATCGCCGCCACCCAGGCGTTACCGGCAACTTCCACGGAGGCCGCCCCTCCACCGCACACACCGATCCGGACCTGACGGTCCTGGGCCAGTTCCTGAATCCGTTGCCGGGCCCAGAATAGTTGTTCAATCGGCTTGACCGGGAAAATGTTCCGGCTTGCAAGTGATTGAAAGCTCGGCTCATCTGGGCCTGATGCGAGAATATCATCGGGAACAAAGCTGCCCAAATTGCAGCTCAAGACATCGTAAGGCACCTCCTGTCCGCTTTCCAGGACGACACGATTGCGCCGCGGATTAATGGTGGCGACGATGCCGGTTATGAATTCCCCCCCCCTGTTTTCGATCATGTTTCGGACCGGAAAGCTGATTTCATCCGGCGTGTAGGCGCCACCGAGCATGCCTGGGCCCATGCCGGAATAGGAGTGGCGGTGGCCAGGTCCGATGGCTGTCACCTGGTGGCCTCGGGCCCGCAGCTGCGGGATGGCGGCCATCACGGCCATATGGGCATGGCCGGCGCCGGCCAGCAACAGTTTGGGCATGGGAAAGCTGCTGATGTCTGATGGGGAAATTGGTCAGAAGGAGCGGTGCGCAAAGTCGCGAGCTCGACCAGGAATTTCAGGAGTTACATGCCAGCACATGCAAAGGTGCTGGAGATATGAGGTAGACCAGCCAGTACGGCCAAAACGTCATTGATCCTGATCGCGGTTTGGATTTGAAGGGCAACTATCGGGGCAGTGCCGGTCGATATAATCCTGGACGGAAAATTTGCGGGAGCAGCCAGAGGCACTCATAAAGCGGATTTTCCCAAAAATCGGTCGTTCAAACCAGGGACGATCATGCACACCGCCGATGCTCCAGGCAATACCGGTGTAGCCGTTGGGATCACGCCCATCCAATTCGTAGGTGTCATTGAGCCGAATGGCCACATCCATGGCCTGCTCCGGAGACGAAGTCCATTCCAGGATTTTTTTTGCCCAATACATGCGCATGTATCCATGCATTTTTCCTGTTTCGGTCATTTCCCGCTGGGCTGCGTTCCAAAGCGGATCATGCGTCGTAGCGCTTGCGAATTCCTCGATGTCATACGTGTACGGTCTTTTGTCGCGGCGGTGATCGTCCAAGGTCTTTCTGGCCCAGTCCGGAAAACCGTCCACCGTGTCATAGGCCTGGTTGTACCAGCAGAAATTGTCAGCAAGTTCCCTGCGGACGATCAGTTCCTCCAGGAAGGCTTCCCGGGAAGCAGCGGACTTGGCCGAGCGCATGACCTCCAGGGAGACGCGTTGGGCGGAAATCTGACCGAAATGCAGGTAGGGCGAGAGGTTGGAGAGTACCTGTGCGTTGGGATCGTTGCGTTGGTCATAGTGCTCCAGGCGGTGCTCCAGGAATTCCTGAAGCACTTTTGATCCGGGGCGTGTTCCGGGTTTGAGCCAGTCAACTTCGGCCACTTTGGTGTTGACCCGCA
This is a stretch of genomic DNA from Desulfonatronum thioautotrophicum. It encodes these proteins:
- a CDS encoding N-acetylmuramoyl-L-alanine amidase, whose protein sequence is MPIRLFWMFILVLGVLCGGPLVKSGHASAERDYTNGWNEFHRLLKDSGQARDRNAWLAVRNMFNSAYQKAPQGPEAPKSLFYLGRVHEEMGVRFGQSADFAQAVDYYGRVALRFANHTWADDALLRKAKIHLEHMNDSAQAYIDLLSIVHNHSKGDMAPKAQAMLRELDSAFLAKVNASGAGSGTAAAATTSNSNPTSGPTSSSATAPVVQAALSDIATSRPRPTVQNSGEARLMQVRYWSSDEYTRVVLDVDADVDYTHRLLNPDPELGTPHRLMIDLQGTVLGPEAPAQLSVADGILRQVRTGQNQPDVSRVVLDIQRLADFRVFTLEGPFRIVVDISGGGGTTTMAGVQPPQSSRPAGGAATPPQITPRSGDIAGSLIEQLGLKVKTIMIDPGHGGKDPGAVANGLKEKDVNLRMSRILGRMLEEKGFRVLYTRTTDVFIPLEERTAMANAQKADLFLSIHANAHPNPNMKGFEIYSLNLARNQDAVRIAARENAVSSKNISDLQLILTDLMLNSKITESKELATKIHGRTISGMRRTHPNLADRGVREAPFYVLMGAKMPAVLIEMGYLTNREEARLLATDAYLRTLASNLLQGVLAYRDYIERHAKL
- a CDS encoding NAD(P)/FAD-dependent oxidoreductase codes for the protein MPKLLLAGAGHAHMAVMAAIPQLRARGHQVTAIGPGHRHSYSGMGPGMLGGAYTPDEISFPVRNMIENRGGEFITGIVATINPRRNRVVLESGQEVPYDVLSCNLGSFVPDDILASGPDEPSFQSLASRNIFPVKPIEQLFWARQRIQELAQDRQVRIGVCGGGAASVEVAGNAWVAAMSGEGKGGIVQLFARGALLKTMPEKVRGLVRKTFRGRKIKIFEESPVLSVHNGSILLANGQSHTQDMIFLALGVKPSSVFRASGLEVSRDGGLLVNQFLQCPAHPDIFGGGDCITFSPQPLAKVGVYAVRQNPVLRHNLQAQLEGRPLEPFDPGGGYLLIFNLGGGYGILHKNGFAFGGRTAFRIKDYIDRKFIQKYAITRSLSTDD
- a CDS encoding deoxyribodipyrimidine photo-lyase, with amino-acid sequence MSTSIHPARATQLNHGAELGKGPVLYWMSRDQRVQDNWALLFAADMAVEHNVPLHVAFCLAPVFLDATIRQYGFLLKGLVEVETELRKREITFHLRLGEPPATLLGLVQELQAGALVTDFDPLRIKRKWKKDVLQELNIPCHEVDAHNIVPCLVASNKQEYAARTIRPKIHRLLDEYLTPFPDLPTVPKASREAGASSRVDWDTAWESLRVNTKVAEVDWLKPGTRPGSKVLQEFLEHRLEHYDQRNDPNAQVLSNLSPYLHFGQISAQRVSLEVMRSAKSAASREAFLEELIVRRELADNFCWYNQAYDTVDGFPDWARKTLDDHRRDKRPYTYDIEEFASATTHDPLWNAAQREMTETGKMHGYMRMYWAKKILEWTSSPEQAMDVAIRLNDTYELDGRDPNGYTGIAWSIGGVHDRPWFERPIFGKIRFMSASGCSRKFSVQDYIDRHCPDSCPSNPNRDQDQ